ATTGGGCTGCTTGTGTTGATACACGGCGATTTGTCACTGGTTTCTGTATTGTTTTGGGTGAAAGTTTGATTGGTTGGAAGTCCAAGAAACAACCTGTTGTCTCTCTTTGTTCCGCTGACGCAGAATATCGATCTATTAGCAAGGTTGTGGCTGAATTAACTTGGCTGGTTCGACTCTTGGCTGATCTACATGTTCTTGGTTCTCTTCCGATTTCAGTTTTTTGCGATAATTAGGCAATTATACATATTGCTAAGAATCCGGTCTTCCATgaacatacaaaatatatttaAGTAGATTGCCACTTCATTCAAACCAAGTTGGGTGACGGCTTGATTGAATTGGGTTATGTATCTACTTCCAAGCAGTTGGAAGACATTCTTACCAAACCTCTTCCTGGGCAGAGTCATCATCAATTCCTTTTCAAGTTGAAGGTGGTTTCtccctccaacttgagggggggGTGTTGGTCTTGATGGATATTTAGCTTCTGGCCCACGACAGAAACGGGCCCAAACTTGATATAAGTCCAATAGTTGTATCTTAATATATTACATTTTAGGCCCATTGTATATATTGTTTTCTTTGTACATTGTTGGACACAAGTGAACATTGAGTAATGAGAAAGATCTGAGCAGTTGTTTCTCTCTCGACTCTTCTCTAACCCTAGAGTAAATTTTCATGGCGATTTCTCTATTTTCAAATGTTATCAAGTGTCTATTGCGCTTAGTTCACGTACTGCATAAAATCTATTTATAATCATCTAGTTATATACATTCTTCTATATTTAGTAATTTTTTAATTAGAACATATATATTTGCCCTTATAAGGTTGATATGAAATGTTGAAGACCACAAAATTCAACAAGtatttattatatattatatacactTTTAGTTTAAGATCACAAGATTTTTCTTTACACTAGCTTTAGTGTATGTGCGTTGCATGTGTGTAACGCGTCAATcaacaaatagaagcacattttaattcaattcacctatggggttaattccctcttataaggttagaaaagagacttatctcgttccgaaattccataaccaattccaaagcctttccaacaactcaaactgatgcccatcgctccaaaactagtcaataaatgtgcaaatccataaatatatactctaatactcattataatccaatttacaacaatttccaactccgctcgaaaatcgataaaaatcaccctcgggcccacatgcccggatttcaaaaaatttcgaaaataaactttacccataataccccaaactcaaatatataatttattccaaattccctgtccaatttcgtggtcaaaatccaaaaataccaatttctaggtttttcttcaaaatcccaaatttctacaaattttcatgtctaaatctatatataatccaagtatttaacttacaatagatgggaatcacttatcttgacatagatgatgaagatggagctccaaaattgccccaagaccggctcccatggcggaaataaagtgaaaatggccaaaatcccATTTTAAATCAACTCACTGCCCAGTCtgacccttcttcgcgaacgggaCACAGCTCTCGCGTTTGTGAAGCTCAACAACCTCATGCCTAGAAATCACTCTTCATGTTCGCGACCCTctgatcgtgttcgcgaaggccagctACCCTGCCCCTTCGCATTCGCATTCGCatttgcgttcgcgtaggccaaacagCCTTGCGCCCAGCTCCCTCcccttcttcttcgcgttcatgtTGCCTtgtccgcattcgcgaaggctaaatCTCAGCAGCCTCAAagtccttcttcacgaacgcgggactcccttcgcgttcgcaaaggaggAAACCATACACCAGCACAACAGTTCCAAAATaacccgaaatgatccgaaaccatcatgaaacacacccgaggcccccgggaccccgtccaatcatacaaaccagtcccataacataatacggacctgctcgaggcctaaaatcacatcaaacaatatcaaaatcatgaatttcatcccaattcaatcttaataaaatttagaacttcaaacttctacattcgatattaaagcctatcaaatcacgtctgattgacctcaaatattgcacacaagtcacatttgacattacggacctactccaactttcggaatcaaaatccggccccgatatcaaaaagtccactcccggtcaaactttccaagaaccttcaaatttcaaactttcgccaaatgaccatgatatgacctacagacctccaaattcacatccggacgcactcctaagaccagaatcacaatacggagctattcccaggctacAAATCCCAAACGAACCTTGATAacatttaaatatatttaaacccaaattcatgaaattcttccaaaatgccaactttccacaataagcgccgaaacactcccgggtcatccaaaacccgatccggacatacgcccaagtccaaaattatcatacgaacctgttggaaacttccaatcctgattccgaggttgtttactcaaaaatcaaaccttagctaactcttccaacttaaagcttctagaataagaattctctcaaaatcaattccgaacttcccggatttcaattctgaccacacgtacaagtcataatacctgaagtgaaactactcaaggcctcgaaccgctgaacgacgcgctagagctcaaaaataTTGGTtggttcgttacattctctcctacttaaacatacgttcgtatTCGAATGtactaagaactgctctggagttgtcaaAAATCACTGGTCAACACCTCATACACCTACCTGTGCTACCACAatccagttgagcacattagcttgagaaaatctgaagattctccgtTTATTTAGTCAagttagccttagagccaaattccaacatctgaaattctctaccaggtctgttcccaacatacgaacaccgtatccatcactatACGATGTACCAATACCTGATCGTATACTCTTACctaattcacaccatgcaccgcattattcacatgaccataatgatatccctgacaacaatagccgaaatcccacgaatctgatgcccacaacacacctcatgaagtATCTAAGTCCTATTTCCATTCTCgtaatactgccacgacagaagagatgtgtagaagcTCATAACCACCTACCGAATCACAACTCATAGAGTCTCTCCTCCCTATaaaaaccattacctcattctggactgaatatcgatatttactctttattgtgcctcatataaatctgatcgcagtGATCCCAGGTCCGatgatctcgtctcacccagtataagttgttcaggcaataagccatctcaaacactgccaaaagtctcatatgatgccaccatgtgccaacaagtTACAAACTcacatgtgatacataaggaaaaatgaactctagaaagaactactccacccacgtaactaattaaacaactgaaaggatgttatgaaTCTTTATCAGAAAATGCCGGACAAAACACAcatgaatagatatagggaactatGCACAACATCatactgttgcagcgtgcaacccgatccacacatgataccgttgcggcatgcaacccgatccaaccatgatacccgtggcggcatacTACCCGATTCAAACAACAtctctgtggcggcgtgccacc
This region of Nicotiana tomentosiformis chromosome 4, ASM39032v3, whole genome shotgun sequence genomic DNA includes:
- the LOC138910294 gene encoding uncharacterized mitochondrial protein AtMg00810-like produces the protein MSAALHLLRYLKGTLDIGLFYSNDSDLTVSAYSDSDWAACVDTRRFVTGFCIVLGESLIGWKSKKQPVVSLCSADAEYRSISKVVAELTWLVRLLADLHVLGSLPISVFCDN